From one Triticum urartu cultivar G1812 chromosome 3, Tu2.1, whole genome shotgun sequence genomic stretch:
- the LOC125543534 gene encoding protein YeeZ, whose amino-acid sequence MVPGMAPKPAAPMPAQPKKPQHMLVLGTGFVGRHVSERLLSQGWRVSGTCTSAAKKMELELLGMTASVFDATTSNLANLHALQDATHLLISIPPIPGVGDPLLSSHADLQTTLTSGNLQWLCYLSSTSVYGDCGGAWVDEDHVVNPKSESSKLRYAAEQGWLDLVDELDLSAFILRLGGIYGPGRSALDTIAKRKSSSRRQKLRESKQYTARIHVADIYQAILASMSIKSTRKIYNVVDDDPAPRSEVFAFAQSLIEKRYPDLAADSAGSNSQDRIIAAEKRVSNCRLKQELGVRLAHPSYRSGLQSILDSWFDEGNQ is encoded by the exons ATGGTGCCAGGAATGGCGCCCAAGCCGGCGGCGCCGATGCCCGCGCAGCCGAAGAAGCCTCAGCACATGCTGGTGCTCGGCACCGGCTTCGTCGGCCGCCACGTCTCGGAGCGCCTCCTGTCACAGGGATG GCGTGTGTCCGGGACGTGCACCAGTGCCGCCAAGAAGATGGAGCTCGAGTTGCTGGGCATGACTGCTTCCGTCTTCGATGCCACAACAAGCAA CCTTGCAAATCTTCATGCTTTGCAAGATGCAACCCATTTGCTCATCTCCATTCCTCCCATCCCTGGGGTTGGTGATCCT TTGCTTTCTTCACATGCTGACCTGCAAACAACACTGACTAGTGGTAATCTTCAATGGTTATGCTACCTATCTTCAACAA GTGTGTATGGTGATTGTGGTGGTGCATGGGTTGATGAGGA TCATGTAGTGAATCCAAAGAGCGAGTCTTCCAAGTTAAGATATGCCGCTGAACAAGGATGGTTGGATCTTGTCGACGAGCTGGATCTATCAGCTTTTATACTTCGTTTGGGTGGGATATATGGGCCTGGAAGAAG TGCTTTGGACACCATAGCTAAGAGAAAATCTTCTTCGCGAAGACAGAAGTTGAGGGAGTCCAAACAGTACACTGCACGTATCCATGTGGCTGACATCTATCAGGCTATCCTGGCTAGCATGAGCATCAAATCTACAAG GAAGATATACAATGTGGTGGATGATGACCCTGCCCCGAGATCCGAGGTCTTTGCATTTGCTCAGAGCTTGATAGAGAAAAGATACCCTGATCTCGCAGCGGATTCTGCAGGATCAAACAGCCAGGACAGGATTATAGCTGCTGAAAAACGGGTATCTAATTGTCGGTTGAAACAGGAACTGGGCGTTAGGCTTGCCCACCCATCTTACAGATCAGGGCTGCAGAGTATTCTTGATTCCTGGTTCGACGAGGGAAATCAGTGA
- the LOC125543533 gene encoding bifunctional phosphatase IMPL2, chloroplastic: protein MLPPISTIPLTFPLPNPAFTKPSLRHHLRSPSLLATFSSAAAGRACGIAGRWMGSVRASPSEAGGWAVAAAGKEGVEMERLVAVAQSAADAAGEVLRKYFRQRFEIIDKEDHSPVTIADREAEEAMTSVILKSFPTHAVFGEENGWRCAEKSADYVWVLDPIDGTKSFITGKPLFGTLIALLHNGKPVMGIIDQPILRERWVGVDGKKTTLNGQEISVRPCNVLAQAYLYTTSPHLFEGDAEDAFIRVRDKVKVPLYGCDCYAYALLASGFVDLVVESGLKPYDFLSLVPVIEGAGGSITDWEGNKLHWPVSSESQPTSFNVVAAGDSRVHGQALAALRWR, encoded by the exons ATGCTTCCCCCAATCTCCACCATCCCACTCACCTTTCCCCTTCCCAACCCCGCCTTCACAAAACCTAGCCTCCGTCACCACCTCCGCTCGCCCTCCCTCCTGGCAACCTTCTCCTCCGCGGCGGCGGGTCGGGCGTGTGGGATAGCGGGCCGTTGGATGGGCTCGGTTCGAGCCTCGCCCTCTGAGGCGGGGGGCTGGGCGGTGGCTGCGGCGGGTAAGGAAGGGGTGGAGATGGAGCGGCTGGTGGCGGTGGCCCAGAGCGCGGCGGATGCGGCGGGGGAGGTGCTCAGGAAGTACTTCAGGCAGCGCTTCGAGATCATCGACAAAGAGGACCACA GTCCGGTCACGATCGCTGATAGAGAAGCAGAGGAAGCAATGACGTCAGTCATACTGAAGAGCTTTCCTACTCATGCTGT TTTCGGCGAGGAGAACGGTTGGAGGTGTGCGGAGAAGTCTGCTGACTATGTTTGGGTATTGGATCCCATAGATGGAACAAAGAGCTTCATAACTG GCAAGCCTCTTTTTGGTACGCTTATTGCGCTTCTTCACAATGGAAAGCCG GTTATGGGCATTATTGATCAGCCAATCTTGAGAGAGAGATGGGTTGGGGTGGACGGGAAGAAAACTACCTTAAATGGACAAGAAATATCTGTCCGTCCTTGCAATGTACTGGCGCAAGCTTACTT ATATACGACGAGTCCACATCTCTTTGAAGGAGATGCTGAAGATGCATTTATTCGTGTAAGAGACAAG GTGAAAGTCCCATTGTATGGCTGTGATTGTTATGCTTATGCTCTCCTAGCTTCTGGTTTTGTGGATCTTGTTGTTGAATCTGGATTGAAG CCATACGATTTTCTCTCGCTGGTACCGGTGATTGAAGGAGCTGGGGGCTCAATAACTGATTGGGAAGGGAACAAGCTCCACTGGCCTGTCTCTTCGGAATCTCAGCCGACAA GTTTCAACGTGGTGGCAGCCGGAGATTCCCGTGTCCATGGGCAGGCCCTAGCAGCGTTGAGGTGGCGCTAG